The genomic interval AAGGAACTAAATTATGGGAAGAAGCCGATATAAAATTGTTAATCCTGAATTACCTCACTTTGTGACTTGCACAGTACTGCACTGGATACCTGTTTTTACTCGACCCGCTACGGTAGACATTATTCTGGATTCATTGCGTTACTTAATGAAAGAAGGCCTGAAAATTTATGCCTATGTGATTCTTGAAAACCATCTTCATCTTGTGGTGCAAAGTGAGCAACTAGACAGGGATCTGGCGCGTTTTAAATCCTATACTTCGCGGCGGCTGATTCAATATTTGACTGAGCATAATGTCAGCTCAATTCTTGATCAGCTGGCTTTTTATAAAAAGGCACATAAGGGCGACAGGGCATACCAGTTTTGGCAGGAAGGTTTTCATCCTGAGTGGATTCAGAATGGTGACATTCTAAAACAGAAAATAGATTATATTCATCAAAATCCAGTTACACGGGGTTATGTCGATTTGGCAGAGCATTGGCGCTATTCGAGTGCGCGGAATTATTCGGGTGGGCAGGGGTTGATTGAGGTATATCGGCAGTGGTGAGGCGGGTATGCATCCCCTCGCGGAGCATGGGAATGAGATAAAGGTATGGGTTACCACGCAGAGCGTGGGAACCAGGAGCTGTATTCCCATGCCTGCACCACGCATCCTCGTTCCCACGCTCCGCACCCTCGTTTTCTCGTTCCCACGCTCCGCGTGGGAATGCCTACGGAAGTTTCTCGTTCCCACGCTCCGCGTGGGAATGCCTACGGAAGTTTCTCGTTCCCACGCTCTGCGTGGGGATGCATAAATGCGGCTTGTTGTTGCGGTTTTCAGAGTAAGTCATTGTTATTAGTTGGCTTGTTAAAAACAGGGGTGGCATAGTGGCAGTATTCACAAGAACACTTTTTGCTTTCCCGCCAATAAGTGATTATAATTACTCGTTTACCCCGTAGCCTTTGTGGGCGCGGTTGAAGAATAAACACATTATTGAGTTGAGATTGTTATATGCCTAGTGTTCGCTCCAGGGAAAATGAACCCTTTGAAGTTGCTTTACGCCGTTTTAAGCGGTCTTGTGAAAAGGCAGGTATCCTGTCTGAAGTACGTCGTCGTGAGGCTTATGAAAAGCCCACACAAGAACGCAAGCGTAAGCGTGCAGCCGCTGTAAAGCGTCATCAGAAGAAGATGTCACGTGACTTTAGCCGTCGCGTTCGTATGTACTAGAATTGCCTTTCGCTTGAAGGGTCTATTAGTATGACATTAAGAGTAAAAATTCAGGACGACATGAAAAACGCCATGCGCGCGGGTGATAAGCCTCGCCTGGGTGTTATTCGTTTGATTCTGGCAGCCGTCAAGCAGATCGAGGTCGATGAACGTATCGAGCTGGATGATGATCGTATGCTGGTGGTGCTGGACAAGATGTTGAAGCAGCGGCGTGAGTCAATCAAGCAGTTTGATGATGCCGGTCGCGATGATCTATCAGAGAAAGAACACTTCGAGGCAGGGGTTATTCAGCAATATTTGCCCGCTCAGTTGTCTGAGGATGAAGTGGGTGGTCTGATTGACGCGGCTATAGAGCAAACAGGTGCGGCTAGCATGAAGGATATGGGCAAGGTGATGGGTGTGCTCAAGCCTCAGTTACAAGGTCGTGCTGATATGAGTGCGGTAAGTCAGCAGATTAGAGCGCGACTTAACGCCTGAACAGTTTTTTGGGAATTATCCATCTTCCCTTTTTTTATTCCTGTAGGTTGGGTTAGCGATTTTATCGCGTAACCCAACAATACATACCGCAACTTGCAAGCATACCGTATCATTGCCTTATGGCAGGTCTGATCCCACAATCTTTTATTGATGAACTGGTGAACCGCGTTGATATCGTGGAGGTCGTCGGTGGTCGTGTCGATCTCAAAAAGGCTGGTAAGGAATACAAAGCCTGTTGTCCCTTTCATAATGAAAAGACCCCCTCATTTACTGTAAGCCAGAATAAACAGTTCTATCATTGCTTTGGTTGTGGTGCCAACGGTACTGCGCTCGGGTTTTTAATGGAATACGAACACATGGATTTTGTCGAGGCGGTGGAGGAGTTGGCACACAGTATCGGTATTGAGGTGCCGCGTGAACAAGGAATCTCCCATCATAATCATGTCGATACCGGTGATCTCTATGTCTTGATGGCGGAGGCTGCAGTGTTTTATCGCCAGCAGTTGCGTCAACATGCACAGGCTGCGGAGGTGATTGATTACCTTAAGGGGCGCGGGCTTTCCGGTGAAATCAGCCAGATGTTCGGTATCGGTTATGCGCCACCCGGTTGGGATAATTTGTTGAAAGCACTGGGAACCAGTCAGCAGCGTATTCAGAAGTTGGCAGAATTGGGTTTATTAATTACTAAGGATGAGGGTGGTTATTATGATCGTTTTCGTGCCCGGGTGATGTTCCCTATTCATGATCGGCGCGGTCGGGTTATTGGCTTTGGTGGTCGAGTGCTAGGTGATGATACGCCCAAATATCTGAACTCGCCCGAGACCCCGTTATTCCATAAGGGACGCGAGCTTTATGGTCTGTATGAGGCGAAAAAGAATGTGCGTAAGCTGGATCGCCTGCTGGTGGTTGAGGGCTATATGGATGTGGTGGCACTGGCACAGTTTGAGATTCAAAATGTGGTGGCAACGCTGGGTACGGCGACGACAGCCGAGCATCTGGAGATGATGTATCGCGTGGTACCCGAGGTGATCTTCTGTTTTGATGGTGATCGTGCCGGGAAAGAGGCCGCCTGGCGTGCGCTACAGAATTGTTTGCCGGTATTGCGCGAGGGTCGACAGGCGCGATTCCTGTTTCT from Gammaproteobacteria bacterium carries:
- the rpsU gene encoding 30S ribosomal protein S21 is translated as MPSVRSRENEPFEVALRRFKRSCEKAGILSEVRRREAYEKPTQERKRKRAAAVKRHQKKMSRDFSRRVRMY
- a CDS encoding GatB/YqeY domain-containing protein, giving the protein MTLRVKIQDDMKNAMRAGDKPRLGVIRLILAAVKQIEVDERIELDDDRMLVVLDKMLKQRRESIKQFDDAGRDDLSEKEHFEAGVIQQYLPAQLSEDEVGGLIDAAIEQTGAASMKDMGKVMGVLKPQLQGRADMSAVSQQIRARLNA
- a CDS encoding transposase → MGRSRYKIVNPELPHFVTCTVLHWIPVFTRPATVDIILDSLRYLMKEGLKIYAYVILENHLHLVVQSEQLDRDLARFKSYTSRRLIQYLTEHNVSSILDQLAFYKKAHKGDRAYQFWQEGFHPEWIQNGDILKQKIDYIHQNPVTRGYVDLAEHWRYSSARNYSGGQGLIEVYRQW
- a CDS encoding DNA primase, which encodes MAGLIPQSFIDELVNRVDIVEVVGGRVDLKKAGKEYKACCPFHNEKTPSFTVSQNKQFYHCFGCGANGTALGFLMEYEHMDFVEAVEELAHSIGIEVPREQGISHHNHVDTGDLYVLMAEAAVFYRQQLRQHAQAAEVIDYLKGRGLSGEISQMFGIGYAPPGWDNLLKALGTSQQRIQKLAELGLLITKDEGGYYDRFRARVMFPIHDRRGRVIGFGGRVLGDDTPKYLNSPETPLFHKGRELYGLYEAKKNVRKLDRLLVVEGYMDVVALAQFEIQNVVATLGTATTAEHLEMMYRVVPEVIFCFDGDRAGKEAAWRALQNCLPVLREGRQARFLFLPDGEDPDSMVRSAGRDGFMRQLEASMPLSEFLFAELASQVDVDSMDGRARMVELARPLIAQLPAGVFQQMMVARLEELSHMGSGALGSMVGKEDRQTMRMPAATIDQRVSPVRRLIALLLQYPLLVQQVQDLESIRCVQQRGVELLVAVLEYLQQQPQASTGMILEHWRNEDAGRHLQKLAIESLDLPEEGLQAEFSDSLSHLLALDAEVQREQRLAVLSARPLSGLSDEEKAEFSRLIGGYGQG